The Thermotoga sp. SG1 region TCATTCACGAGCCAGAGATCCTTTTTCTCGACGAGCCCACCATCGGCCTTGATCCGCACACGAGAGCCCACATATGGGAGTACATATCGAAGATGAAAAAAGAACACAACATGACGCTATTCCTCACCACACACTACATGGACGAGGCTGAACAACTCGCTGACAGGGTGGCTATAATAGACCACGGAAAGATCATTGCCCTCGGAAGTCCGGATGAGCTGAAACAGATGGTTGGAAAAGAGATCATCTACGTGAAATTTTCTGATCCTGCGGACTGTCTCGATGGAGATTTCATAAAAGCGTGTAAGAAACTCCCTGACGGAAGATTGGAGCTGAACGTTGAAAACTCAAGCAGAGCCATTCCGAAGATCTTTGAACTTGCCCAGAAAAAAGGACTGAAAATAGAAGAGATCACTTACCACAAACCCACCCTGAACGATGTCTTTCTGCATTTGACAGGAAGAGAACTCAGAGAGGAAGGACCGGAAAACTTCTTCAAAACCGTCGCAAGGATGAGAATGAGGAGGTGAAATCATGGCTGCCTTCGTGACCATGGTGTACAGACAACTGGTCAGGTTCGTGAGATCTCGATCCCGTGTGGTAGGTATGATCATAAACCCTCTGATATGGCTTGTCTTCTTCGGACTTGGATGGAGCAAGGTTTTTGACAATCCCTGGGCAAAGATGATGTTCGGCGGAGTGGATTATCTCACTTACCTTGCACCCGGCATATTTGCCATGACCATATTCAACATGAGCTTCATCAGCGGTGTGAGTCTGATATGGGACAAACAGTTTGGCTTTTTCAAGGAAGTTCTGGTGGCACCCTCTTCGAGAAGACTCAGCATAATGGGAAGAATCATCGGTGATGGCCTTGTTACAGTGCTTCAGGGATTTATAATTCTGTTTTTCACGTACTTTCTGGCAGAGAATCTGAAAGTCTCCGGTCTGATACCAGCTCTCATCGTAGGTTTTCTCATGTCCGTTACGATCGCCGGTTTTGGCATAGCACTCGCCCTGAAAATGGAAAGCACAGAGGGTTTTCAGATGATAATGATGACACTGATGATGCCTTTGATATTTTTGAGTGGAGCCATGTATCCGATAGACTCCATGCCGAACTGGATGAAAGCGATCGCCTACATCAATCCACTAACATACGCAGTCGATGCCTCAAGAGGTTACTTGGTTGGATCCCACGTGATGAAGTTTTCCTTTGGAATGGACTGGGGTATTTTGAGTATACTGATGGTCGTGGGACTTCTTCTTGCAACAGAGAGTTTCGAAAGGGCAAGGATAAATTGAAAGTTATAAAAGCACCAAAGGCAGGGATCTTCCCTGCCTTTTTGTTTTTTACGAAGTTTCCATACCTCTAAGGAAGTATTGAAACATAAACAGAGTTACAACCTTCATCAGACTTATGAGGTTTCCATACCTCTAAGGAAGTATTGAAACTGGTCATGCAGAATGGAACAGAACCACATCTTGCTTTGTTTCCATACCTCTAAGGAAGTATTGAAACTTCCTGGACCTAAAGAATAGTTATCATCTGTTTGTGGTTTCCATACCTCTAAGGAAGTATTGAAACCAGCAGCATTCTATCACACGCGACTGCGAAGCAGGTTTCCATACCTCTAAGGAAGTATTGAAACACAAAGAGGAGCGGTTTGGCCTTATCCTCGGATGGTGTTTCCATACCTCTAAGGAAGTATTGAAACTAGGTCTTCTTGTCTATCTTCCCGAGCCCAAGCCGGGTTTCCATACCTCTAAGGAAGTATTGAAACCAAAATACACCGCAGCTATGGTTGCACACAAAACCTTGTTTCCATACCTCTAAGGAAGTATTGAAACCCATCATCCCCTCAAAAAGAGAGAGAGAGGAATGTGTTTCCATACCTCTAAGGAAGTATTGAAACTCGTACACCTAGATAATGGAACCGTCAGAGTAGTGTTCGAAAGTTTCCATACCTCTAAGGAAGTATTGAAACCGGTATCGATTCGGATGCCGTCACAGGACTCTACGTGTTTCCATACCTCTAAGGAAGTATTGAAACGAAATGATAGTACCCTACCCATCGGAAGTATCTATTTGTTTCCATACCTCTAAGGAAGTATTGAAACTAAAAGAAGTGACAACGTTGAGAGGAGGTGTGATGAGTTTCCATACCTCTAAGGAAGTATTGAAACTAGCTCCCGGCTTTTTATTTTTGCACGTTCAGTTTGGTTTCCATACCTCTAAGGAAGTATTGAAACAAAGGATTGTACAGGAGGAGCTGAGAAGATGTGCTCGGTTTCCATACCTCTAAGGAAGTATTGAAACATAAAAAAATTTTTAGAAGAAATGAGGAGGATGAGAGTTTCCATACCTCTAAGGAAGTATTGAAACAAACAGCGCGAAAGAATTGATGAAATTCAAACAGATAGTTTCCATACCTCTAAGGAAGTATTGAAACGAGGTAGAAGATATTTTCGAAAACTTCAACTGGCAGTTTCCATACCTCTAAGGAAGTATTGAAACTTATCACCTGGAACGACGATGGGCTGGTATTTGGGATGTTTCCATACCTCTAAGGAAGTATTGAAACTTAGACGAGCTAACAACGAACAAGGGAACGGAAACGGGTTTCCATACCTCTAAGGAAGTATTGAAACCTTGTACAGATGATCATCTGGGGAGGTGTGAATATTAGTTTCCATACCTCTAAGGAAGTATTGAAACCCACCTCGTCCGGGCGGGGGAACATGTACTCCCGCCCGGCTAGTTTCCATACCTCTAAGGAAGTATTGAAACACGCTTGCTCTTACAGCGCCTGTCGGCACAGACACAGTTTCCATACCTCTAAGGAAGTATTGAAACCTGGTAGAGCTGCTTAAAGCCGTCTCTTCGTCTTTGTTTCCATACCTCTAAGGAAGTATTGAAACAAGCCTTTCTTTACAAGCTCATCCCCTTCAGTATACGTTTCCATACCTCTAAGGAAGTATTGAAACTCAAGAACATCAG contains the following coding sequences:
- a CDS encoding ATP-binding cassette domain-containing protein codes for the protein MEDVIVVENLVKKFGDFEAVKGISFSVKKGEIFAFLGPNGAGKTTTIHTLTTLLKPTNGKVWVAGHDVLKEPREVRKKIGIVFQDQSLDRELTAYENMYIHGRIYGYGGEKLKKRILELLEFVELLEFKDKPVKTFSGGMARRLEIARSLIHEPEILFLDEPTIGLDPHTRAHIWEYISKMKKEHNMTLFLTTHYMDEAEQLADRVAIIDHGKIIALGSPDELKQMVGKEIIYVKFSDPADCLDGDFIKACKKLPDGRLELNVENSSRAIPKIFELAQKKGLKIEEITYHKPTLNDVFLHLTGRELREEGPENFFKTVARMRMRR
- a CDS encoding ABC transporter permease, which codes for MAAFVTMVYRQLVRFVRSRSRVVGMIINPLIWLVFFGLGWSKVFDNPWAKMMFGGVDYLTYLAPGIFAMTIFNMSFISGVSLIWDKQFGFFKEVLVAPSSRRLSIMGRIIGDGLVTVLQGFIILFFTYFLAENLKVSGLIPALIVGFLMSVTIAGFGIALALKMESTEGFQMIMMTLMMPLIFLSGAMYPIDSMPNWMKAIAYINPLTYAVDASRGYLVGSHVMKFSFGMDWGILSILMVVGLLLATESFERARIN